A portion of the Glycine max cultivar Williams 82 chromosome 10, Glycine_max_v4.0, whole genome shotgun sequence genome contains these proteins:
- the LOC100801121 gene encoding 3-ketoacyl-CoA synthase 11: MADRKNSGSIRVESAQEKRRKKLPNFVVSVRLKYVKLGYHYVISNAMYLMLIPLIGTASAHLSTISMKELVRLWENLKFDLVSVTLCSSLMVFLGTLYFMSRPRGVYLVDFACYKPDVDCKCTREIFVERSGLTGSFTEENLSFQKKILERSGLGQKTYLPPAILSLPPKPCMAAAREEAEQVMFGAIDQLLAKTGVKAKDIGILVVNCSLFNPTPSLSAMIVNHYKLRGNVFSYNLAGMGCSASLISIDLAKHLLQVHPNSYALVVSMENITLNWYFGNNRSMLVSNCLFRMGGAAILLSNRSGDRRRAKYQLVHTVRTHKGADDKSYSCVFQEEDETKRIGVALSKDLMAVAGEALKTNITTLGPLVLPMSEQLLFFATLVARKVFKMKIKPYIPDFKLAFEHFCIHAGGRAVLDELEKNLELSDWHMEPSRMTLYRFGNTSSSSLWYELAYTEAKGRIKKGDRTWQIAFGSGFKCNSAVWRALRTINPAKENNPWMDEIHDFPVHVPKVAPIAS, translated from the exons ATGGCTGATAGGAAGAATTCAGGAAGCATTCGTGTTGAATCAGcacaagaaaaaagaaggaagaaactcCCCAACTTTGTGGTATCAGTGAGACTCAAGTATGTGAAGCTAGGGTACCATTACGTAATCTCCAATGCCATGTACCTTATGCTAATACCCCTTATAGGCACAGCTTCAGCTCATCTATCAACCATTTCAATGAAGGAGCTTGTAAGACTATGGGAGAATCTCAAGTTCGACCTAGTCTCGGTAACACTATGTTCAAGCCTCATGGTGTTCCTCGGCACACTCTACTTCATGAGCCGTCcaaggggggtgtacttagtagaTTTTGCATGCTACAAGCCTGACGTGGATTGCAAGTGCACACGGGAGATTTTCGTGGAGAGGTCTGGTCTCACAGGCTCATTCACGGAGGAGAACTTGTCCTTTCAGAAGAAGATTCTGGAGAGGTCTGGATTGGGGCAGAAGACGTATCTTCCGCCGGCGATCTTGAGTTTGCCGCCGAAACCCTGCATGGCGGCGGCCAGGGAGGAGGCTGAGCAAGTCATGTTTGGAGCAATTGACCAGCTGCTGGCAAAGACTGGTGTCAAGGCTAAGGATATTGGGATCTTGGTCGTCAATTGCAGCTTGTTCAACCCCACACCTTCACTCTCTGCCATGATTGTCAATCACTACAAGTTGAGAGGGAATGTTTTCAGTTATAATCTTGCTGGCATGGGTTGCAGTGCTTCCCTTATCTCTATTGACCTTGCCAAGCACCTCCTCCAG GTCCATCCCAACTCTTATGCCTTGGTAGTGAGCATGGAGAACATCACACTGAACTGGTACTTCGGCAACAACCGGTCAATGCTAGTCTCAAACTGTCTCTTCAGAATGGGAGGAGCAGCAATCCTCCTCTCCAACCGCTCCGGCGACCGCCGCCGCGCCAAATACCAACTAGTCCACACAGTGCGCACTCACAAAGGAGCAGATGACAAGTCCTACAGCTGTGTCTtccaagaagaagatgaaacaaaaagaattgGCGTGGCACTCTCAAAAGACCTAATGGCCGTGGCAGGAGAGGCCCTGAAGACCAACATCACAACACTAGGACCCTTAGTCCTTCCCATGTCAGAACAGCTTCTTTTCTTTGCAACCTTGGTGGCTAGGAAAGTGTTCAAGATGAAGATAAAGCCATACATTCCAGATTTTAAATTGGCCTTTGAGCACTTTTGCATTCATGCTGGAGGGAGGGCAGTGTTGGATGAGTTGGAGAAGAATCTTGAGCTCTCTGATTGGCACATGGAGCCCTCAAGGATGACACTGTATAGGTTTGGAAACACTTCTAGCAGTTCCTTGTGGTATGAGTTGGCCTACACTGAAGCCAAGGGGAGGATCAAGAAAGGTGATAGGACTTGGCAGATTGCATTTGGGTCAGGGTTTAAGTGCAACAGTGCTGTGTGGAGGGCTTTGAGGACCATCAATCCTGCTAAGGAGAACAATCCTTGGATGGATGAGATTCATGACTTTCCAGTTCATGTGCCTAAAGTGGCACCAATTGCTTCCTAA